From one Comamonas piscis genomic stretch:
- a CDS encoding urease subunit gamma, with the protein MELTPREKDKLLIFTAALLAERRLARGLKLNYPEAVALISAFVMEGARDGRTVAQLMSAGRSVLTRADVMEGIPEMIADIQIEATFPDGTKLVTVHEPIA; encoded by the coding sequence ATGGAACTGACACCTCGCGAAAAAGACAAGCTGCTGATCTTTACCGCCGCCTTGCTGGCCGAGCGGCGCCTGGCCCGGGGGCTCAAGCTGAACTACCCCGAGGCGGTGGCGCTGATCAGCGCCTTTGTGATGGAAGGTGCGCGCGATGGCCGTACCGTCGCCCAGCTGATGAGCGCCGGCCGCTCGGTGCTGACCCGTGCCGATGTGATGGAGGGCATCCCCGAGATGATTGCCGATATCCAGATCGAGGCCACCTTTCCCGATGGCACCAAGCTCGTCACCGTGCATGAGCCGATTGCCTGA
- a CDS encoding HupE/UreJ family protein, translated as MKLHKFSAALATAAAAMPLSALAHVGADGGDHHSFLSSFGHAFAHPFTGADHMAAMLAVGAWSALTVTPAWRAPAAFVALLVAGALAGFSGLWVPGVEPMIAASVLVLGLLVAVQKQMPWVLAAALAGVFAFFHGAAHGFELAGDTALASVGALAGMALGSALLHVGGLVLGKALMQRHRWLAKVAGGATAVLGAVMLTRLA; from the coding sequence ATGAAACTCCATAAATTCTCTGCCGCTCTGGCCACCGCCGCTGCCGCCATGCCTTTGTCAGCCCTCGCCCATGTGGGCGCCGATGGTGGTGACCACCACAGCTTTTTGAGCAGCTTTGGCCATGCCTTTGCCCACCCCTTTACCGGCGCCGACCATATGGCCGCGATGCTGGCGGTAGGCGCCTGGAGCGCGCTGACCGTGACGCCGGCCTGGCGCGCACCGGCCGCCTTTGTGGCCTTGCTGGTGGCCGGCGCACTGGCCGGATTTTCCGGGCTATGGGTACCAGGTGTGGAGCCGATGATTGCCGCATCGGTGCTGGTGCTGGGCTTGCTGGTAGCCGTGCAAAAGCAGATGCCCTGGGTACTGGCCGCTGCGCTGGCGGGGGTGTTTGCGTTCTTCCACGGGGCGGCACACGGCTTTGAGCTGGCGGGCGACACTGCGTTGGCATCGGTGGGCGCGCTGGCAGGCATGGCGCTGGGCTCAGCCTTGCTGCATGTGGGCGGCTTGGTGCTGGGCAAGGCCCTGATGCAGCGCCACCGCTGGCTGGCCAAGGTAGCGGGCGGGGCCACCGCGGTCTTGGGCGCCGTCATGCTGACGCGTTTGGCCTGA
- a CDS encoding urease subunit beta, with the protein MIPGELLLDDGEHLLNPGRRTTTVVVHNASDRPIQVGSHYHFAETNAGLVFDRQAAHGMRLHIASGMAVRFEPGQQRTVELVDIGGDRQIYGFRGLVQGALE; encoded by the coding sequence ATGATCCCAGGTGAACTGCTGCTGGACGACGGCGAACATCTACTGAACCCCGGGCGCCGCACCACCACGGTGGTGGTACACAACGCCAGCGACCGGCCGATCCAGGTCGGCTCGCACTACCACTTTGCCGAGACCAATGCCGGCCTGGTGTTTGACCGCCAGGCAGCCCATGGCATGCGCCTGCATATTGCCAGCGGTATGGCGGTGCGCTTTGAGCCCGGCCAGCAGCGCACCGTGGAGCTGGTGGACATTGGCGGCGACCGGCAGATCTACGGCTTTCGCGGCCTGGTGCAAGGAGCGCTGGAATGA
- the ureC gene encoding urease subunit alpha, translating into MATMDRRAYAETYGPTVGDRLRLADTALIVEVEQDFTLRAGGYGEEVKFGGGKTIRDGMAQSQRSSAQGAMDTVLTNALIIDHWGIVKADIGLKAGRIAAIGKAGNPDTQPGVDITIGPGTEIISCEGNIVTAGGIDTHIHFIAPQQIEEALTSGVTTMIGGGTGPATGTFATTCTPGAWNMERMLQAADAFPMNLGFLGKGNASLPLALHEQIDAGAIGLKLHEDWGSTPAAIDNCLDVAELTDTQVAIHTDTLNESGFVEDTVAAFKGRTIHTFHTEGAGGGHAPDILKVVGESNVLPSSTNPTRPYTINTLDEHVDMLMVCHHLDAGIAEDLAFAESRIRKETIAAEDILHDIGAISMFSSDSQAMGRVGEVILRTWQTAHKMKQQRGALPGDSDRHDNFRIKRYIAKYTINPAIAHGISHEVGSLEVGKWADIVIWKPAFFGVKPACILKGGFIAMAAMGDPNASIPTPQPVHYRPMFGAFGGAIAKTSLTFVSQAGLAAGIGQRFGLAKTLSAVKGIRGLQKQHMLHNDLAPRMEVDAQTYAVRADGQLLTCEPASSLPMAQRYFLF; encoded by the coding sequence ATGGCAACGATGGACAGACGCGCATACGCAGAAACCTATGGGCCCACGGTGGGTGACCGCCTGCGCCTGGCCGATACCGCGCTGATCGTGGAAGTGGAGCAGGACTTCACCCTGCGGGCCGGTGGCTATGGCGAAGAGGTGAAGTTTGGCGGTGGCAAGACCATCCGCGACGGCATGGCGCAAAGCCAGCGCAGCAGCGCGCAAGGCGCGATGGACACGGTGTTGACCAATGCGCTGATCATCGACCACTGGGGCATTGTCAAGGCGGACATTGGCCTCAAGGCCGGCCGCATTGCCGCGATCGGCAAGGCCGGCAACCCGGACACGCAACCGGGCGTGGACATCACCATTGGTCCGGGCACCGAGATCATCAGCTGCGAAGGCAACATCGTCACCGCCGGCGGTATCGACACGCACATCCACTTCATCGCCCCCCAGCAGATCGAAGAGGCGCTGACCAGCGGGGTGACCACGATGATTGGTGGCGGCACCGGCCCGGCCACCGGCACCTTTGCCACGACCTGCACGCCCGGCGCCTGGAACATGGAGCGCATGCTGCAGGCGGCCGATGCCTTCCCGATGAACCTGGGCTTTTTGGGCAAGGGCAATGCCAGCCTGCCGCTGGCTTTGCATGAGCAGATCGATGCCGGCGCGATTGGCCTCAAGCTGCATGAGGACTGGGGCAGCACGCCGGCCGCCATCGACAACTGCCTGGATGTGGCCGAGCTGACCGACACCCAGGTGGCGATCCACACCGATACGCTCAACGAGAGCGGCTTTGTCGAAGACACGGTGGCGGCTTTCAAGGGCCGCACCATTCACACCTTCCATACCGAAGGCGCGGGCGGCGGCCATGCGCCCGATATTTTGAAGGTGGTGGGCGAGAGCAATGTGCTGCCCAGCTCCACCAACCCGACGCGGCCTTACACCATCAACACCTTGGACGAGCATGTGGACATGCTGATGGTCTGCCACCACCTGGATGCCGGCATTGCCGAGGACCTGGCCTTTGCCGAAAGCCGCATTCGCAAGGAAACCATTGCGGCCGAGGACATCCTGCACGACATCGGCGCAATCAGCATGTTCAGCTCCGACAGCCAGGCCATGGGCCGGGTGGGTGAGGTGATTCTGCGCACCTGGCAGACGGCGCACAAGATGAAGCAGCAGCGCGGCGCCTTGCCGGGCGACAGCGACCGGCATGACAACTTTCGCATCAAGCGCTACATCGCCAAGTACACCATCAACCCCGCCATTGCCCATGGCATCAGCCACGAGGTGGGCAGCCTGGAAGTGGGGAAGTGGGCCGATATCGTCATCTGGAAACCGGCCTTTTTTGGCGTCAAACCGGCTTGTATCCTCAAGGGTGGCTTTATTGCGATGGCCGCCATGGGCGACCCTAATGCTTCTATCCCGACGCCGCAGCCGGTGCACTACCGCCCCATGTTTGGCGCCTTTGGCGGTGCGATTGCCAAGACGTCGCTGACCTTTGTGTCGCAAGCCGGCCTGGCCGCCGGCATCGGCCAGCGCTTTGGCCTGGCCAAGACCTTGTCCGCCGTCAAAGGCATACGCGGCCTGCAAAAGCAGCACATGCTGCACAACGACCTCGCCCCGCGCATGGAGGTGGATGCCCAGACCTATGCGGTGCGCGCCGATGGCCAGTTGCTGACCTGCGAGCCGGCCAGCAGCCTGCCGATGGCGCAGCGTTATTTTCTGTTTTGA
- a CDS encoding GNAT family N-acetyltransferase, with protein sequence MASPLIFKLDPVTDDRVLAFLEEHLSDMRRISPPESVHALDPEQLRAPGMYLWTAWSAEQEPQALVATCALKTLDVGHLELKSMRVGAGQRGSGAAQQVLDHVLAQARALGAKRISLETGTEAFFAPARRFYERNGFVACAPFGSYQPDPNSCFMRLELP encoded by the coding sequence ATGGCAAGCCCATTGATTTTCAAGCTCGACCCGGTGACCGACGACCGCGTGCTGGCCTTTTTGGAAGAGCACCTGAGCGATATGCGCCGCATCTCGCCGCCCGAGAGCGTGCATGCGCTGGACCCGGAGCAGCTGCGTGCGCCCGGCATGTACCTCTGGACTGCCTGGAGCGCCGAGCAAGAGCCCCAGGCCCTGGTCGCCACCTGCGCGCTCAAGACCCTGGATGTTGGCCATCTGGAGCTCAAGTCGATGCGGGTGGGCGCGGGGCAGCGAGGCTCAGGCGCAGCCCAGCAGGTGCTGGACCATGTACTGGCCCAGGCCCGCGCGCTGGGGGCAAAACGCATCAGCCTGGAGACAGGCACCGAGGCCTTTTTTGCGCCGGCGCGTCGTTTTTACGAACGCAATGGCTTTGTCGCCTGCGCGCCGTTTGGCAGCTACCAGCCCGACCCGAACAGCTGCTTTATGCGCTTGGAGCTGCCATGA
- the ureE gene encoding urease accessory protein UreE, translated as MTAPAMLQVSKCLPGGQGLAPALRKRASFVELDWDVRQKSRFSATDSSGRVLAIFLPRGQAVRGGDVLVAEDGSVVLVQAAPQKVLHISACAQHGSAFDLMRAAYHLGNRHVPIELQPDHLKIEPDHVLADMLRSMHMTVVEADMPFEPEGGAYGGHVTNDGHSHHGHGHGHSHDHGHDHAHPHPHPHG; from the coding sequence ATGACCGCACCAGCGATGCTGCAAGTCTCCAAATGCCTGCCCGGCGGCCAAGGCCTGGCACCGGCCCTGCGCAAGCGCGCGAGCTTTGTCGAGTTGGACTGGGATGTGCGCCAGAAATCGCGCTTCTCCGCCACCGACAGCAGCGGCCGTGTGCTGGCGATTTTTCTGCCACGCGGCCAGGCCGTGCGCGGTGGCGATGTACTGGTGGCCGAAGATGGCTCGGTGGTCCTCGTGCAGGCTGCGCCGCAGAAAGTGCTGCATATCAGCGCCTGCGCGCAGCATGGCTCGGCCTTTGATCTGATGCGCGCCGCCTACCACTTGGGCAACCGCCATGTGCCGATCGAGCTGCAGCCCGACCACCTCAAGATCGAGCCCGACCATGTGCTGGCCGACATGCTGCGCAGCATGCACATGACGGTCGTGGAGGCGGACATGCCCTTCGAGCCCGAAGGCGGCGCCTATGGCGGCCATGTCACCAACGACGGCCACAGCCACCATGGGCATGGCCACGGGCACAGCCATGACCACGGGCATGACCATGCCCATCCGCATCCGCATCCGCACGGATGA
- a CDS encoding urease accessory protein UreF: protein MSMQPLSLSPASFLQLMWLASPALPIGGFSYSEGLEAGVNAALVGNEAEAADWIAEQLQLSQARGDMAVLAQAMQAWQRDDRARVVALNAWVLQTRESSELRLQAEQMGRSLVAWLQNRHADDAQALALVNWLATQDASYPLAFALAAHLAGAGPRDALLAYAFGWAENMVQAAIKSVPLGQSAGQRILARLAQAIPGAADHALALGDDQRQAFSPMLAILSARHEHQYSRLFRS, encoded by the coding sequence ATGAGCATGCAGCCCCTCAGCCTGTCACCCGCCAGCTTTTTGCAGCTGATGTGGCTGGCCTCGCCGGCTTTGCCCATAGGCGGCTTCTCTTATTCCGAAGGGCTGGAGGCAGGTGTGAATGCCGCGCTGGTGGGCAACGAGGCAGAGGCGGCAGACTGGATTGCGGAGCAGCTGCAGCTGAGCCAGGCCCGAGGCGATATGGCGGTGCTGGCCCAGGCGATGCAGGCCTGGCAGCGCGATGACCGCGCCCGCGTCGTTGCGCTCAATGCCTGGGTGCTGCAGACGCGTGAGAGCAGCGAGCTGCGGCTGCAGGCCGAGCAGATGGGGCGCTCCCTGGTCGCGTGGTTGCAAAACCGCCATGCCGATGATGCCCAGGCGCTGGCGCTGGTGAACTGGCTGGCGACCCAGGATGCGAGCTACCCGCTGGCCTTTGCCTTGGCCGCTCACCTGGCGGGGGCGGGCCCGCGCGATGCGCTGCTGGCCTATGCCTTTGGCTGGGCCGAGAACATGGTGCAGGCGGCCATCAAATCGGTGCCGCTGGGCCAGAGCGCCGGCCAGCGCATTCTGGCGCGGCTGGCGCAGGCGATACCGGGCGCGGCCGACCATGCGCTGGCGCTGGGCGATGACCAGCGCCAGGCTTTTTCTCCGATGCTGGCCATTCTTTCGGCCCGGCATGAACACCAATACTCACGGCTATTTCGATCATGA
- the ureG gene encoding urease accessory protein UreG codes for MSTALHHIPHRSKKLPPLRVGIGGPVGSGKTTILEMLCKAMRDKWDLIAITNDIYTKEDQRLLTVSGALPAERIMGVETGGCPHTAIREDASINLEAIDRMLGQFPDADIVFIESGGDNLAATFSPELSDLTIYVIDVAAGEKIPRKGGPGITKSDLFVINKTDLAPYVGANLDVMRSDTERMRSGPKGTKPFVMTNLKTLDGLDEVVAFIEKQGLLLG; via the coding sequence ATGAGCACTGCACTGCACCACATTCCCCACCGCAGCAAAAAACTGCCACCGTTGCGCGTCGGCATTGGCGGGCCGGTAGGCTCGGGCAAGACCACCATCCTGGAGATGCTGTGCAAGGCGATGCGCGACAAATGGGACCTGATCGCCATCACCAATGACATCTACACCAAGGAAGACCAGCGCCTGCTGACCGTCAGCGGCGCGCTGCCGGCCGAGCGCATCATGGGCGTGGAGACGGGCGGCTGTCCGCACACCGCCATCCGCGAGGATGCCTCTATCAACCTCGAAGCGATTGACCGCATGCTGGGCCAGTTTCCCGATGCGGATATCGTCTTTATCGAATCGGGTGGTGACAACCTGGCTGCCACCTTCAGCCCCGAGCTGTCGGACCTGACCATCTATGTGATCGATGTAGCCGCTGGCGAGAAGATCCCCCGCAAGGGCGGCCCCGGTATCACCAAGAGCGATCTGTTTGTGATCAACAAGACCGATCTCGCGCCCTATGTGGGTGCCAACCTGGATGTCATGCGCAGTGACACCGAGCGCATGCGCAGCGGCCCCAAAGGCACCAAGCCCTTTGTGATGACCAACCTGAAGACGCTGGACGGCTTGGATGAGGTGGTGGCCTTTATCGAAAAGCAGGGGCTGCTGCTGGGCTGA